Below is a window of Trichosurus vulpecula isolate mTriVul1 chromosome 4, mTriVul1.pri, whole genome shotgun sequence DNA.
CATCAGGTGGCTGGCCACTGGCTGCTCAGGTGCCTCTCACTCTTCTCTGTTGTGAATCAGATCAATGTCGGACCCCCAAAGGACCACTACTCTCTCCCTGGGAGCTGTGATTTCAGCTGTCAGACATGTCAAGAGTCACCCCAAAGGTGACCAAAGGCACCGAGTGTGTCTGAGATGATTGTCCATCAGGGGGGTCCCAACTTACTGCCCATTCCAATGCTATGCTTAACTTGCTTCAGAAAGATAAGCTCAGGGCACTGGCATGGGGCTGCCACCAGAATGTCCTTGGCCTGCAAGAGGGTACAGTATCTCCTTCACCCGGCATGCCTCCAAAGTGAAGATTCAGAGATTCCCTTTTATTTCTTGCCCTTTCTCATTAACCCGGAGGACTTAACAGAGGATTTAAGTCCTGGGGATGTAGAAAAGATGAAAGGgccattttattttccctcctagGGAATACTAAGGCCCCAGTCAAGGTAGGAGCCCTGGAGCTGACTCCAGAACTAGGTCAGTATTTTAGTGGCCTAGTCTCTACTTAGCACCCACAGCAGGGGCGCCCACAGCTCTCCTCCAGGGACCCTGCGGTTAATCAGCTCTCCTAGTCCTTGCGGCTCCAGGCCTTGTTTGCTTCTCATCGTGCTAAGGCAAAAGGGACATGTGCTTTCACTATATTGGTTTCTTAGCAGTTCAGGAAGCAAGACGTGTTCTGGGTGAAGGAGAAGCAGGTAGGAGGGGTTAGGGTTCAGTGTCAGTTTCTGCAACAGATCTCCTAAAACAAAGACCTAAGTCCTCCCAGAGCCTAGGTGGGGGTGAATGAGTAGAGAGGCACCCATTCTGTCTAGTATAAATAAGATGTCACAGTGCCAGCACTGCTTCGAGATTCCACCCAGGGTACCATGCAGGGGACTCAGCAGTTCATCTCTGGTTGGATCTTGGGAGTGGAGAAAGGTAACGGGCCTTGTAACAGCTATCAGACTTGATTACCAGCAATGCCATTGTCTGCCCTGTGGTAGAAGGATAGTGGGCATGAAGGTGAAGGACAGAGGAAGGCCTGCAATCCTGCAGAAAGGATCCAAGTGTTGGGAAACGTTCCCACAGTTAAAGCTTTGTCTCACTGAGGATTATGTTGGCTGTGAcaaaaaggaagcaagagaaagcCCAGACAAGTACAAAGCCCACCCAGAAGGTACTTCGGAAAGGGGACTTGTGCTTGTTGACAGTACCAGAGCCAAAAACAAGCTTGGTGTCTTTCCGGCTGTAGTACACCAAGAAGGCAGGGATGACATACTGAATTCCATTGCCAGCATAGGCTCCTGTGATCCCCACTAGGGACTCCAGGTCATGGGTACAGAAGGCCACGAGGATGGGAGGTACCAGAGTGATGACAGGGAACACAACTCGGTCTACCACCCATGGGTACATCTCTCCCTCCCGGTGGAAGAGCGTCTTCCAGTTGTTGCGCAGAGTCACAGCGATGATGGGGAAATTGGTGCTAATGGTGAAGACGGGGAAGAGACCCAGGAAGAAGCGAATCACGGCCAGGCGTATTATATCACAGCCAGTGAAGTTGAGAGTATACATGTCCATGAGACTGTCACTGTGGAAGCAGAAGATGGCAGTGAAGGAAAGGAGGCTGTAGAATGCCAGGATCAACACATAGTCCAGCAGCACCAGCTGGGTGATGTGCTTTTTGGAGGAAATGGGTGTGATGAGGGATGGCAGCGAATGCTGGCACATGAAGGAGTAGACACACACCCCAAACAGGTTGCGGATCCCAGAGAAGTCTGCTATGGGCGGATGCCCTTCTCCTTGCCCGTGTCCAATGCGGATCAATGCCAGGATAATCATGATGGCAAAGGCTGGGGAATGAAAGATATCAGTCAACAATGATTGAACACCCACTGTGCGCAGCACTGAGTATGGTTCTCCTACGACAGCATGCTGCAGGAGGGCATGGGGAAAAGAGAGCAGGGTCTCTGGCTTggaccaacccccccccccccggcacAGACgggtagaacctcagaattggaagggacctcagaggacattctGTACACCTGCACCTGAACAAGAGTCTCtcctacaacatccctgacaacATCCAGACTCTGCCAAAtgtgggagacagagagagagaaaaaaggcaaaTGTGGAATTAAAAGTCATGTAGTTGAGACGCTACCAAAGTGCTAGGTCTCAGCCAGGAGTGGCAGCGTGAATTGACACAAGACTTCTACCTGGGGCGTATAtcttaaaaatatacatacatatacatattgtgtgtgtgtgtgtgtgtgtgtgtgtgtgtgtatttatttaattttactttacaacattcagttccacaatcttttgagttccaaattttctccccctccttccccccaagacagcatgtgatcTGATGTAGGCTTTACATatgcattcacattaaacatattttcacattagtcatgttgcaaagaagaattataaccaaaggaataaatcatgagaaagaagaaaaaaaacaaaaaagagagagagcaaatagtttgcttcaatctgcattcagactccgtagttcttgaGTGGGGCACAGAATCTTTCTTCAACTAACACCTCAACAGGGATTTAAGTGCCCATTtagtggggtgggagtggggacaTATAATATTCACATAAATAGGTGTATACAAAACACaccaaagtgggggtgggggggtgggtgtGGTGGGGGAGGCACTAACAGCATGGTTGtggggactaggaaaggctttggGTGGAAGTTGAAGGAAATTCTAGGCAGTAGTGAGAACAGGAGGTCACCAAAAAGGCCAGCATGGCTTGTTCCTGGACCTTGCAGGGGAGACATCACTCCTTTTTGGAGAGTGGTAATGCCACAGAGATAGGATGAGCTGAGAGACAAGAGCAGGCAGCCTCTCACAGTCGGTGGCAGGGAATCCAGCTGAGGAGGGGGTGCAGGCTTCCTGTCTGACCTTTAACAGAGGATCACCAAGCTCACCCATCCTCCCTCCAGGAGCCTGCTTAACAAGGAACTGCCTGAAATCAAGGtgcatattttcctttctcttgtcttGGATTTCTTGATTTTATCTGAGACAGAGTCCCTGGAGGGCAGAGTTTACTGTCCTTcagttaataataacagctagaatTCAcacagcacttcaaggtttgcaaagctctttccacGTTCTCTCAactgatcctcacgacaaccctgtgaggtagttgctactattaccctcattttacaaatgaagaaactgaggcatgaagaggttaagtgactggtgcagggtcacccagctggatGAGCCTGaggactagatttgaattcaggtctttctgactccaagttgagcaccttactcactgggccacctactgTTACAGCAATCAGACTgttcccagttcttcccttttgggatgctaagactatcaagtctccccttggTTTGAATGGGTGgaaaaccttttgctgtctttgttgtggaatatttctcagcactggAGGCAATCAGGAATCACTGACTTGTACaggatgtgatactggggatggggaacttccacacacccagcctggctctgaacaggatataactgAGGTGAGCTTGGTGTTTGGCTTTTGGGGTTCACTCACGGAAatgagtgttgagactctgggcaagccgctGTGGCTGTCCCcacggctttgctaacccagactcattggttctttggtaactatgaattgtgatttgaatcagacaaggtttgtctgttgatgtttgtaatttctattcgtacttgctctgaagttcagggtgctggcttttcctcctgaactaagtgaatgatatttgtatgtttgattaaagtgagattgtttacccctttaaagttactttccttagtaaagcagatcaacagaacctgtgctggcagcttttgttgctggtgttattggttttacacagtagctgctggccacattgttgctacacctACCTGCCCACAACAAATCTGAGGGTACAAGCCACAAACCCATCTAGAACTATGGGGCTGGGAAAGGATAATCTTGGGGCTTGGACAAGGGGGTGTGGACTTACTGAGAATGACCGAGGCTATCCtaacaacagagagagagacagctgaGAGCACAAGCAGTTGAACCTCAGCTACTCACTCTGAGAGTGCAGAGACTTGGGACTTTAGGGACTGTTACCAAATACCAGAGAGCACTCTGGGCACTGGGGATGGCTGGGATGTAGCGTACGAAGAACAGCGAGAAGGCCACTATGGCTTGTTCCCAGATCCTCTTGGGAAAATGAGAAGCTTACGGGAGGGATTCCTGGAATGGCTGCCATTCCTAGGACAAGCTGGGTTCAATCTTCATCCAAGAGTTGGCTGACTCCATTTAGTTACCCCTATCTTGGATCCCTTAACCCAATCCCCACTAGAAGAAGCTATAGTTGTTAAGATTCATGGTATTAAGAATTTCCATTGCAGCAGCAGAATTGGGTCCCTTTCGATCTGGCCTATGCTCCCATCTAAACAGATTCTTGGCATCTGCAATCAGAATCACTTGAAGGCCTCAGAGCACCCTTCTCTGGAAGAAATGTCCTCAGTGGCACTGATAAAAATACTTTACAGCAGCGCTCCCTCAACTTTTCACCTTAtgatcccctttccttccctaccAGATCAAACGTCCCCTCCTGAATGAGCCCCAATTCctaaaataatgacaacaatgagttTTCAATAAATGCAGAGGTAGGGgcaccaggtggcacagtgagtagagtgccagtcctggagtcaggaggacctcagttcaaatctggcctcaaacacttgacacatgtactagctgtgtgaccttgggcaagtcacttaaccccaactgcccagccaaaaaaaaaaaaccaaaccaaacaaaaacaataaatgcaGAGGTTGTTCATGGGAACTGGGCAGGAAATGCCTTCAAATCTTAGTCATATTGCCATAGAGAGCTCATGATAGGAGGTTCCCATAGAAAAGACTTAAGAGTCCAACTCCCAAGGAAGCACATGTGCCTGGTCCACAAGAGCTGTCTGCATATTCTCATTTCTGCCCATGTAATTGCTCTCCaggaaccaaaaaaacccaagataacatattcaaagaggatcatggaaGCTTCCCTTATTACTcctattagaattttttttaaatttggaagtttgaattttttgttaaaaaaaagtaaattttttaatgtttcattcatttatgtgCATATTTTAGGGTATAATTTATATATACCCCTCCTTTCATACTACCTTATAATaaaggtttaaaaagaaaaaaagcagttcagcaaaccTGACCCATCCACTAAGCAGACTTCCCCACCTCTTCAACAAAGAGAGAACAaaggagatacccatcaactgggaagGAGCAGCGTGTGCATGTAACGGACTATTTCTGTGCTGCAAGAGATGATGGATAAGACAAGTACAAGGAAGCATGGAGACTGACACGAACTAATGTCGAGTAAAGCAAGGAAGACCTAGAAAAGAACACACACGATGACTACAACGATGTAAGTGGGAAGAGTGCCACGCAACAATGGAGGCCGAGAATGTTGCACAATTCCAACCAAgagagggaggtgcattttctcatctctcccaGGCTTGGTCATTATTATGATGCAACGTTCAGTTCCATTTTGTTGTTCTGGTTTACATGGCTGTAGTTGCTGAGTGTGACGCTTTCTTGGTTCCGCACACTTCACTCTgcttatcagttcatataagttgtTCTGTGAATCCTCCATTTGCCTCACTTTTTACAGCACAGTATGACTCCACTGCACCCCTGTAGCACAATTTGTCTAGCCCTTCCTCAATCGATGGCACCTAGTTCTCTATTACTTTTCATCAAAGGCATCCCAAATTTCCAATCTCACTCTATCACTGACAAAGccagaagagagaaatgaaagagaagaagTAAGATATTGCATTGctagcaaacacacacacacacacacacacacacacacacacacacacacttttttctttctctggaatcctgctctcccctctctcccccaccattCATTCCTGGCTCTCCAGAAGACCAGTAATTCTCTCCTTGCTCTAAAGAAAACATCAATCTTTATAGTTACCATTCAGTCAAGGGGAAAGAATTGACCTATTTCCTTCCCCTAGACACTCTGCCTACGTAGCTGTCTCTAATTTAACCCTTTGCTTAATTCCTCATGAGAAGCTAAGGAACTTCCTGCTCTACGAGAAGTCATTTAGCCCTAAAAGGTGCACTATGAACATTTTAGTGCAAggtttcttaacctgaggtctgtgaactctgcattctaaatgaaaaaataaataaacaaaatctaaaatattattaagtaaaCATTTACTTTCAATTTAGATAACcaaatttaattattaaataaaattaaaatttcatattataaaaatatatgctGGCTTCCTCTATAATGctatgtatattttatgcatttaaaaatgttattctgaggatGGCTCCATAGGTTTCgatagactgccaaaggggtccatgacacaaaaaagagttAATCACCCTCGTTCTGGTACAATGATGTCTTACGTGTGTTGGGGTAATCACAATGGAAGGGAGAGGACAGCTGGCATATGTCTTTATGTGATACAATGGGCATGGGATGTGAGAGATGGTGGGAGTGGACAGATGGCACAGGTGGCTGGAtggacaaaggagaaaaaaaggactcCACAGCATATGCCCGCAGGTATATCACAGCTTAGAAAAAGCTTTGGCAAAAATTGGAGATGTGGAGATAGATGGGGCTCCCTGACCGCCATTAAAACAGGCTGTAAAACTCTGGGTTGGTTATAAACACTTGGAACTTTGAGTTTTGCAAGTCTCTCCATGTTTAGCTTCAAATAAGTTTCTGTGGAGTTATGAGACACGGAGGGAAAATAAGGGCAGCTGACTGTGGCTGGTCCGGAATAACAATAAACATAAAAATTTTCAGGTGTACGAAATGCTTTATTCACAACCACCCTATCAGGTTGGCGGCCAAAAAGcagtatcattcccattttacaaaggaagaaaatgaggcttatGGAGGTGAAAAGACGAGTCTAGACTAgcagccagtcaataagcatctaaGTTTCTCAGGTGCCAGGCATAAGGCTTGAGACTACAAAAAGTCCCCaaagggcaaaaacagtccctggtcttcaaggggctcacattctaacagaggagacactCTATAAATAATGGAGCACACACAAGAAGTGCAAAGAGCAGACTGAAGGTGTTCCTCCAGGGGAAGGGGCAGACTGAATGAGgccttctgccctcaaagaagctGGGGAAGAGGACAGGAAGAGGTGCCTCCCAGGCACAGGAAGAGAGCCAGCTGCAGAAGAGGCCCATCCATCTGCACTGTGGAGCTCATGGAGGGCAGGGTAAAAAGaatgggaaggggggaaagagtcAGGTTACGAAGGACtgtaaatgctaaacagagaaaTTTCTCTTTGCTCCTGGACCTAAGTGGAGGTCCCTGAAGCCTGCTGAGTAGGGGATGATGTGGTcacaaaaatcactttggcagctgagtagaggatggactggaatggggggAGACCagttaaaagaatattttaatagtCCAGGCCAAAAGGGTTGAGAGGAGTGACTGTGCAAGTGGCGAGaatggggaggtggagggggaaggagcGATGTTGTGAAGGCTTGGCCATGGATCTGATAGGTGGGGTGAACGAGACTGAGGAAGACAGCaaagttgtgagcctgagtgactgccGGGATCATCATGGTGCCCAACAGCAACAAGAAAGTTGGGaagaggttttggggaaaagagtaACGAGTTTGGTTTTAGACATGAGTTTGAAGCGCCAAGGGAACATTCCATtcaagatgtccaagaggcagttggtaATTTGGGCCTGTAGCTTACACGACAGACTAGGGTTTAGATATACAGATATGGGAATTATCTGCATAGGTCATAActgaatccacaggagctgatgagatcaccaaaggagaTAGCATAGATCAGAATGAGAAGATGGCCCAGCCTAGAGCCTCAGGAGACACTCATGACTGGCCGGCAAGACCTGGATGAagaatcagcaaaggagactgaggagtgattAACAGCTAGGAGGAGAATTGGGAAGGGCAGGGTCCCCaaagctggcatttatacagcactttaaaatatCTCCTTTTATCATCATAACAATCCTTGGAGATAGATGTGACTGAAGGAAGAGCAATTCTTATTTTGGGGCTGGAAAGCAACTCTCAACAGTCAAATACCTCTTCCATGCCTCTTCTCTACCCTGTGTTCACTAAGCTGGATTAATGAGCAGAAAGCtgcaccaatgaggagaagagggcAGATACTTTTACTCAGCTTGAAActcatttcagatttttttaattaattgcccTCTTTAAGGGTCTGAGTTGCCTGGTGATGGGATAAATTGATATAGGAGGTAAACAGGTGAACAGGCGTTATACCTAAAGTGAAATATGTCTGAGGGCTGGTACATGCTATATAGAGCTTACTTTTTGggtgaaaaacaggaaaatgactcCAGCTCTCCTCTCCTTCTGAGGAACAgtagggagggctgacagggctCAGTAATTAGCTTGTGCCCCACTTTCCAGGAGCCAACCATTGGAAAATCAAGGGGGAATCTAGGGGCCTTGTAAATGTCATGTGTTGGTTCCTACTGGAAAGATAAAACCCATGGGAAGAAGCAAGCCCTCTTTATGTCTCTCCATGTCAGCAGAAGCTCTCTCTCAAGATGGTATCATCTATTTTTTGAGCAGAAGTGGCTATAACCCTCCTACTCTTCTGAGCAGTGACAACACGGCATGCCCAGGGTTGGGCTCCTGCCCTTCTCTTGTAGTTCTGGGGTGGTTTGCTTCAGGTTGGCCTACCTCACCAAAAAACTTCCGAGGCAAGGCAAGGGCTTTATAAGCCAGGGCTAAAACAAGGCTTGGCTTGGTCTAGTAAATTTACTCAGCTACTGCTCTCGAGCCAGATTTCCCAAGAACTTGTTattctttccccattagactctTATTATGACCTTCTTGTAACACAGTAGAAAGTCACAGGTTTGGACACTTGGAGATTTTtgccattttgcttttttaaaactgTTATCTTTGAATTTTAATAAGACTCACTGCTTAGACATGCCTGTACTCTTTCCCAAGACTCCTCTACAGCATGGTGGCCACAGAAAATGTTTGGTAGAGAGGCATACCCATCTACCATGAACAAGTACTTTCTCCAGGTTCCTGTAGTTAGATctatgtcctctgactcctaCCTCTGGTTACTTTTCTCTGACATACAGAGAACTCAAAGGCTCGGGATACTGAGCTTCACTTTTTTAAGTGAAAGACTCCAGGTTCCTTCATGCTTTGGTAGCCTTTGTGGTAGACTAAAATGTGGAAGAGATCACGGGCCCTAGTGATCCTCTGGGCTCTCAAAGTGGTCATGCTGGGGGCTGCCAGCTGGCAATTCCTGAGAAAGAAACAGTGAGAGAAAGAGCCTGGGAATAGTATCTAATAGAGCAGAACTCCTCTGAAAGCATGAGACTCTTCTAGGCCTTAGAAATGTGGACTTTTGAGATTGCTGAGGAGAGAAGACAAGTCACTTGTGCATCTTAAGCAAGGTTTTAAAATTATGCCACCTGGGTAACTGCCCACCAGGGGTTCTGTGCCTTTACTAAAATATATGTGATTTATCACAAAATACATACCTACTTGCCACAGGCGGAGGAATCTTCTGGCATTATAAAGTCCTACTTTTAAAAGTAATACTATAAAGTACCCCTTGTTGAGCCCCACTGTCTGTTGCATCCTAGGCAGCTGTGTCCCTTGCCTATCCCTAGTTCAGGACATTTGAAGGAGTCAGCagcaaaataatgatgataagtAGAATGGAAGCAAGCTAAGGCTGTAATATGCTCTGCTTTCCCATCTATCTTAGTTCCCAGGATACTTGAAGGGTATCTAATACACTGAGTCATAATTCTTAAAAAGCCAAGATACAAGAATGGCTTCTGCTGTCCCCATGCAACAGTCCCCCAGCTCTGGGAAGTCAAAGTCAGGGAAGACAGTCTTGGGTCTTGTGGAGAGGCTACTGGGACatgggagtcagaaaaccttggGTCAATCTTAGCTCTGAAAGTgaccagctctgtgatcctgggtaagtcaattcAAAGCGCGCACACACACCCCCATGTGCTAAGTACaaggcactgaaaatacaaagacaacaatgaaactGCCCTCACAgagcctctgtaaaatggagatgacactTGTACAACCTGCCCCCAGTGATGATGACAGTGCACTAGATGCCTTAAACTATACAAACCTGAGTTGTTATTATTTGCAATCATCCATCTCAGGGCCGTTTCCTGAATAGCAACCCTACCCAGGCTTGCTGATTTCAGAGGATGACTCTTGACAGCTTTTCAAGGTACTGAAGGTGGGGTAAGGTCCACTTCTGTGCCCCAACCTGGCCTGCCCCAGAGGGGGCCAAGGGTGAACACTTCCGAGTCTGATGCTAGGCTGTTGTTAATGTTAAACCAATGACCAATGTGGCCACGCTACAGTTTTGACACATCCAAGACAGAGCTCATTCCTCAAGGTGGCTGTCAGGATGACAGAGCTCTCCTCTCCAAGCAGAGAATCAATATACCAGGGGCTAATGATAATGAAGAGCTGGGCGGTGTGCCTGCCAACAGCTTGGTTGCTAAGGCACTCCAGACAGTGAGATGAATTCTGTCTTttgatggggagaagggaaaaaaagaaaatttggctCAAGGTGTCTTGCCTTTTATCCTATGCTTTCTTTCTCCTATACCTTAGAAAGGGCATGTGGGAATATGTGCATTTACTTAATTTTGTGCTCATAAATGTACTTCCATGAGCTAGATGGCCAGAAAATAGAGCTGAGACATGAGATCAGGgactgtggggaggggggaaatgttACGAAGGCAGAAGCGTCACAGTGATGTCCTAAGAAAAAGAACTTAATGAAAATTCAAAAGTAAcccttgcttttaaaaatgggaTGAATTTTAATTTCGTATTTGCCCCCTAAAGAAATATGATCCCCAAAATATAGACACTAAATTGGCAGGGGAATGGAAAGGCACATCTAAAGTAGCCCTGGTGAAATGGAGGTCTTTGCCttggggttggtggggaggggtaaCTGAGCAGTAAGGTCAGAATCAGTGGAAAGAGGATCCCAGACAAAAGGGTATCCCTCATCATTGTTCTGAACCACATGGTCCGTCCACTAGAAGTCAATGAATTAGAGACCAATTTAGGGAAACCTAG
It encodes the following:
- the TMEM104 gene encoding transmembrane protein 104 isoform X1 encodes the protein MAGGITETGELYSPYVGLVYMFNLIVGTGALTMPKAFATAGWLVSLVLLLFLGFMSYMTTTFVMEAMAAANAQLRWKRMESRKEDDDDDDDSSTASDNDVLIQENYDRSEKQPILSVQRRGSPNIFEIADRVEMGQMASMFFNKVGVNLFYFCIIIYLYGDLAIYAAAVPLSLMQVTCSATGNHSCDVEASTKYNDTDVCWGPIRRIDAYRIYLAMFTLLLGPFTFFDVQKTKYLQILTSLMRWIAFAIMIILALIRIGHGQGEGHPPIADFSGIRNLFGVCVYSFMCQHSLPSLITPISSKKHITQLVLLDYVLILAFYSLLSFTAIFCFHSDSLMDMYTLNFTGCDIIRLAVIRFFLGLFPVFTISTNFPIIAVTLRNNWKTLFHREGEMYPWVVDRVVFPVITLVPPILVAFCTHDLESLVGITGAYAGNGIQYVIPAFLVYYSRKDTKLVFGSGTVNKHKSPFRSTFWVGFVLVWAFSCFLFVTANIILSETKL
- the TMEM104 gene encoding transmembrane protein 104 isoform X2, with product MAGGITETGELYSPYVGLVYMFNLIVGTGALTMPKAFATAGWLVSLVLLLFLGFMSYMTTTFVMEAMAAANAQLRWKRMESRKEDDDDDDDSSTASDNDVLIQENYDRSEKQPILSVQRRGSPNIFEIADRVEMGQMASMFFNKVGVNLFYFCIIIYLYGDLAIYAAAVPLSLMQVTCATGNHSCDVEASTKYNDTDVCWGPIRRIDAYRIYLAMFTLLLGPFTFFDVQKTKYLQILTSLMRWIAFAIMIILALIRIGHGQGEGHPPIADFSGIRNLFGVCVYSFMCQHSLPSLITPISSKKHITQLVLLDYVLILAFYSLLSFTAIFCFHSDSLMDMYTLNFTGCDIIRLAVIRFFLGLFPVFTISTNFPIIAVTLRNNWKTLFHREGEMYPWVVDRVVFPVITLVPPILVAFCTHDLESLVGITGAYAGNGIQYVIPAFLVYYSRKDTKLVFGSGTVNKHKSPFRSTFWVGFVLVWAFSCFLFVTANIILSETKL